The region ATTTTATTATAACGGATTACATGTACAGTTTCAATGCGAAGGAGTGTGAAAAAGCGTAGAAATACGTTATCACCTCTATGAATATAAAAGAGGTAAAAAATCATGGAGAAAATGAACGAATTCTTCGCCGCCCGCGCTGACGGTTATGAAGAACATATGCTCACATACGTCGAGGGCAGCAAAGAGGCCTATATCAAGATGGCGCAGCTGCTGCCGAAGTCCTGCAAAAATATGCTCGACCTCGGCTGCGGCACGGGTCTCGAACTGGACGAGATTTTCAAACTGTTTCCCGATCTTTATGTCACCGGAATCGACCTCACACAGGCGATGCTGGATAAACTACTGCAAAAACACCCCGATAAGCACCTCAATTTGATCTGCGGCAGTTATTTCGATATCGGCCTCGGCAAGTCCGAATATGACTGCGCGGTCTCGTTTCAAACCCTCCACCATTTTTCCCACGATGTTAAAATCGAATTGTATCGCAAGCTCTTTGACGCGCTCAACCCGGACGGCCGCTATATCGAATGCGACTATATGGTTGAAACGCAGGAGGAAGAAGACCGTTACTATGCCGAAAATGCGCGGCTGCGTAAAGAGCAGGGGATTCCTGA is a window of Oscillospiraceae bacterium DNA encoding:
- a CDS encoding class I SAM-dependent methyltransferase, whose translation is MEKMNEFFAARADGYEEHMLTYVEGSKEAYIKMAQLLPKSCKNMLDLGCGTGLELDEIFKLFPDLYVTGIDLTQAMLDKLLQKHPDKHLNLICGSYFDIGLGKSEYDCAVSFQTLHHFSHDVKIELYRKLFDALNPDGRYIECDYMVETQEEEDRYYAENARLRKEQGIPDGMFCHYDTPCTVKNQTEMLQTAGFTQVKQVFRMGGTTILTAMKA